A portion of the Calliphora vicina chromosome 5, idCalVici1.1, whole genome shotgun sequence genome contains these proteins:
- the Wnt2 gene encoding protein Wnt-2: MWYKRNKLLIFLLWIMKIRLVSSFTSSLLCARIPGLTPQQRQLCTESPDALIALGEGHQLGAQECQYQFRGHRWNCTQVWKKDVFGHVMFVGSREAAFTYAIASAGAAHAVTAACARGNISLCGCDVRHKPTSRKGSQAGFDSAPGEAQQPWKWGGCSADIEFGMKFARKFLDAREIEGDARSLMNLHNNRAGRRLVKNLLKTDCKCHGVSGSCVMKTCWKSLPSFRVVGDVLMKKYTKAKIVQAAKGKNGLKLVLSKKNRAGKVMNFPKRMDLVYLQTSPNYCERNVQEGVQGTQGRVCNRTLHGPQSCDLLCCGRGYNTHSIRRTTQCRCQFKWCCQVQCDVCEENYEEFTCK; the protein is encoded by the exons ATTAGTATCCAGTTTTACATCATCACTTCTATGTGCCCGTATACCTGGCTTAACGCCCCAGCAAAGACAACTTTGCACTGAATCTCCAGATGCTTTGATTGCCTTGGGCGAGGGTCATCAATTAGGCGCACAAGAATGTCAATATCAATTCAGAGGTCATCGCTGGAATTGTACACAAGTGTGGAAGAAGGATGTATTTGGGCATGTCATGTTTGTGg GATCTCGAGAAGCTGCCTTCACCTATGCGATAGCAAGTGCGGGAGCAGCTCATGCAGTAACAGCAGCTTGTGCCAGAGGTAATATTTCGCTGTGTGGTTGTGATGTTCGCCACAAGCCCACTTCGCGCAAAGGTTCACAGGCAGGTTTCGACAGTGCACCGGGTGAGGCTCAACAGCCATGGAAATGGGGCGGATGTTCGGCTGACATTGAATTTGGCATGAAATTTGCACGTAAATTTCTGGATGCCCGCGAAATTGAGGGAGATGCTAGAAGTTTAATGAATTTACACAATAACCGAGCAGGAAGAAGG CTGGttaaaaatcttttgaaaaccGATTGTAAATGTCATGGTGTCTCGGGGTCTTGTGTTATGAAGACCTGCTGGAAAAGTTTACCCTCATTTCGTGTAGTGGGCGATGTTTTAATGAAGAAATACACTAAAGCCAAAATTGTTCAAGCCGCCAAAGGCAAAAATGGACTGAAATTAGTTTTAAGCAA aaaaaatcGTGCCGGCAAGGTTATGAATTTTCCCAAACGCATGGATTTGGTTTATCTGCAAACGTCACCCAATTATTGCGAGCGTAATGTGCAGGAAGGTGTACAGGGTACTCAGGGTCGTGTTTGTAATCGCACCTTGCATGGACCTCAAAGCTGTGATTTACTCTGTTGTGGGCGTGGCTACAATACACACTCAATACGACGCACCACCCAGTGTCGTTGTCAATTCAAATGGTGCTGTCAAGTACAATGTGATGTCTGTGAAGAGAATTACGAAGAATTCACttgtaaataa